From Candidatus Hadarchaeales archaeon, one genomic window encodes:
- a CDS encoding OB-fold domain-containing protein, whose translation MRLSSKDYEEGLKKGKLLGLRCLDCGAITCPPLATCRKCGSRRLEETELSGRGELMTFTIIRVPPEGMEGPYAVCLVKTEEGPWVMGRLEVPEGAGQEILGKRVRLSGVHVWSDKYSAGERVSPVFSLE comes from the coding sequence ATGAGGCTCTCTTCCAAGGATTACGAGGAAGGATTGAAGAAGGGAAAATTGCTCGGGCTGAGATGCTTGGACTGCGGAGCCATTACCTGTCCTCCCCTAGCGACATGTCGCAAATGCGGGAGCAGGAGGTTGGAGGAGACTGAGCTGAGTGGGAGGGGTGAATTGATGACTTTCACCATCATAAGGGTACCACCAGAGGGAATGGAGGGTCCATATGCCGTCTGTTTGGTGAAGACGGAAGAGGGACCGTGGGTGATGGGAAGGTTGGAAGTTCCGGAAGGAGCAGGACAGGAGATCCTGGGAAAAAGGGTCAGACTTTCGGGGGTACACGTTTGGTCGGACAAGTACTCGGCAGGAGAGAGGGTTAGCCCCGTCTTCAGCCTGGAGTAA
- the hdrB gene encoding CoB--CoM heterodisulfide reductase subunit B: MVKEEYAFYLGCITPNRYPGIEAATRKVFERLGIKLRDMEGASCCPAPGVVGSFDALTWLLLGARNLSIAEGMGLDILTVCNGCFDTLFEVNRVLREDVGIREKVNEILASVGRKYSGTIGVHHFTEVLRDYGLERLKQRIKRTLDLRVAVHYGCHLLRPSEHKGIDNPLAPRLVDELVEVLGCKSVDYPSKLMCCGAGGGVRSAFLKYSLEFTLRKLKELKEIGVDCIVDVCSFCHLQFDRGQKEIENLFGKVFGIPVVHYSQLLGLAMGMSPSELGMDAHAVSCESLLRKLGLQ; the protein is encoded by the coding sequence ATGGTTAAAGAAGAATACGCGTTTTACTTAGGTTGCATCACCCCTAACCGTTACCCAGGAATAGAAGCAGCCACTAGGAAGGTCTTCGAGCGCTTGGGAATAAAACTGAGGGATATGGAGGGGGCCTCCTGTTGTCCGGCTCCTGGTGTGGTGGGATCTTTCGATGCCTTAACCTGGCTCTTGCTGGGGGCTAGGAACCTTTCCATCGCCGAGGGGATGGGACTGGATATCCTCACCGTATGCAACGGGTGTTTCGATACCCTCTTCGAGGTGAACAGGGTGTTGAGAGAAGATGTGGGGATAAGGGAAAAAGTCAACGAGATACTCGCCAGCGTGGGGAGGAAGTATTCCGGTACGATAGGGGTCCATCACTTCACCGAGGTACTTCGCGATTATGGGCTAGAGAGATTGAAACAACGGATCAAAAGAACCCTGGACCTTAGGGTGGCGGTTCATTATGGCTGTCATCTCCTCCGCCCCTCGGAGCACAAGGGCATAGATAATCCCCTAGCACCGAGGCTGGTGGACGAATTGGTGGAAGTGTTGGGATGTAAGAGCGTGGACTATCCCAGCAAACTGATGTGCTGTGGTGCTGGAGGGGGGGTGAGGTCTGCTTTCTTGAAATACTCGCTGGAGTTCACCCTGAGGAAACTGAAGGAGTTGAAGGAAATAGGGGTGGACTGTATCGTGGATGTTTGTTCCTTCTGCCATCTCCAGTTCGATAGGGGTCAGAAGGAAATCGAGAATCTCTTCGGGAAGGTCTTCGGTATCCCGGTGGTACACTATTCCCAGCTCTTGGGTTTGGCGATGGGGATGAGTCCCTCTGAGTTGGGGATGGATGCCCACGCCGTTTCCTGTGAGTCCCTCTTGAGAAAGCTGGGATTACAGTAA
- a CDS encoding GNAT family N-acetyltransferase has product MGEEIKVERLLPQDAPEIEELLKKVWPWALEYPEAWRRKRTLPREKILEEMEKGIYYFGVRKEGKLVGMYKAVPLGEEVLGEHQTVDPEWRGKGLAIAMYRHLLEFAREKGFKKVVVNILPDQLPSKKCVDQLGFRKRGGLWEQEKGMWVQTYEKEVEG; this is encoded by the coding sequence AGGAGATAAAGGTTGAACGCCTCCTTCCCCAAGATGCTCCAGAAATAGAAGAACTTTTGAAAAAGGTGTGGCCTTGGGCTCTTGAATACCCGGAGGCATGGAGAAGGAAGAGGACCTTGCCTAGGGAAAAGATTTTAGAGGAGATGGAAAAAGGAATTTATTATTTCGGTGTCCGGAAGGAGGGAAAGCTCGTGGGAATGTACAAGGCAGTACCCCTGGGCGAAGAAGTGCTGGGGGAGCATCAGACGGTGGACCCGGAGTGGAGGGGGAAGGGATTGGCCATTGCCATGTATCGTCATTTGCTGGAGTTTGCTAGGGAGAAGGGTTTCAAGAAAGTGGTTGTGAACATCCTCCCCGACCAGCTACCAAGCAAGAAATGCGTGGATCAGCTCGGTTTCAGGAAGAGGGGGGGACTCTGGGAACAGGAGAAGGGAATGTGGGTACAGACCTATGAAAAGGAGGTGGAAGGTTGA
- a CDS encoding beta-ketoacyl synthase N-terminal-like domain-containing protein: MREVAVIGIGHTKFGKWENKTAVELFSEAAQQAMEDAGVEGKEIEALFVGSALGDFEEGQAMVPVHCRANLGLGPIPSTRFEGACASSTVAVRDAWMWVASGVYDLVLVGGTERVLPMGTPLATRTFAMAMHSVYEVPAGLTFPGVFALVARLYSRIYGVPLERLREQMACVSIQNHRHGARNPLAQFYGKYENLRVEEVLNSRMVCDPLTLLDCCPFTDGAAALILCAGERAREYTDTPVYILGTGQGTGGPMALYEEELVKPPSRVFSARMAFKQAGLEPKDIQVLELHDCFTIAEIVALEAMGFFPEGKAGEAVEEGQTESGGKLPTNMSGGLIGKGHPIGATGASQVCMIVQQLRGEAPKGNQVDPIPERGMVDTMGGAYGTLCHIILGRKG, translated from the coding sequence ATGCGTGAGGTGGCGGTAATAGGGATAGGACACACCAAGTTCGGCAAATGGGAGAACAAGACGGCGGTCGAACTCTTTTCGGAAGCCGCTCAGCAGGCCATGGAGGATGCCGGCGTGGAGGGAAAGGAAATAGAGGCCCTCTTCGTGGGTTCGGCCCTGGGGGACTTCGAGGAGGGTCAGGCCATGGTGCCGGTCCACTGCCGTGCAAACCTAGGGCTGGGCCCCATCCCCTCCACCCGCTTCGAAGGGGCCTGTGCTTCTTCCACCGTGGCGGTGAGGGATGCCTGGATGTGGGTGGCTTCCGGGGTCTACGATTTGGTGCTGGTGGGGGGAACGGAGAGGGTTCTTCCGATGGGTACTCCCCTGGCCACCAGGACCTTTGCCATGGCCATGCACTCGGTTTATGAGGTCCCAGCCGGTCTCACCTTTCCGGGGGTTTTCGCCCTAGTGGCAAGACTCTACTCCAGGATCTACGGAGTGCCCTTGGAGAGGTTGAGGGAGCAGATGGCATGCGTTTCGATCCAGAACCACAGACATGGAGCCCGGAATCCCCTGGCACAGTTCTATGGAAAGTATGAGAACCTGAGGGTGGAAGAGGTACTCAATTCCAGGATGGTCTGCGATCCCCTTACCCTTTTGGATTGTTGTCCCTTTACCGATGGGGCAGCCGCCCTCATCCTCTGTGCGGGGGAAAGGGCCAGAGAATACACGGACACGCCTGTTTACATCCTAGGGACAGGTCAAGGGACCGGAGGTCCCATGGCCCTCTATGAGGAGGAACTGGTGAAACCACCTTCCAGGGTTTTCTCGGCCAGAATGGCTTTCAAGCAGGCAGGTTTGGAACCCAAGGACATACAGGTGCTCGAGCTTCATGACTGCTTCACCATTGCTGAAATCGTTGCCCTCGAGGCGATGGGGTTCTTCCCTGAGGGAAAAGCTGGAGAGGCGGTGGAGGAGGGACAAACGGAAAGCGGTGGAAAGCTCCCGACCAATATGTCTGGAGGTCTGATAGGGAAGGGACATCCGATAGGGGCCACGGGGGCCTCACAGGTCTGCATGATCGTGCAGCAGTTGAGGGGAGAGGCACCCAAGGGAAATCAGGTGGATCCCATACCCGAAAGGGGAATGGTTGATACCATGGGTGGAGCCTACGGTACCCTTTGCCATATCATCCTGGGGAGGAAAGGATGA
- a CDS encoding 4Fe-4S dicluster domain-containing protein — protein MVGITDQLRATKPQPDLVDRFYKVVEKLKLENPFHCYQCFKCTSGCTSFRLTEIMPHSFVNFVRLGFVEDMMRSELLWACCQCLKCKERCPQDVAPVDVIFLLRRMTVSSGAEIPEDLSKIIMNVTETGFIQGIQKVKVGETSVDREQLGLPPITLPNLEKFSSVLMKAMEEQIE, from the coding sequence ATGGTAGGTATAACGGATCAGTTGAGGGCCACCAAACCCCAACCGGATTTGGTGGATAGGTTCTACAAGGTAGTGGAGAAACTCAAGCTGGAGAACCCCTTCCACTGCTATCAGTGCTTCAAATGTACGAGTGGCTGTACTTCCTTCAGGCTCACGGAAATCATGCCCCATTCCTTCGTGAATTTCGTCAGACTAGGATTCGTGGAGGACATGATGAGATCCGAGCTCCTCTGGGCTTGTTGCCAGTGTTTGAAATGCAAGGAGAGGTGTCCCCAGGATGTGGCCCCTGTGGATGTGATCTTCCTCTTGAGGAGGATGACGGTTAGTTCCGGTGCGGAAATTCCCGAGGACCTCTCCAAAATCATCATGAACGTAACCGAAACCGGGTTCATCCAGGGTATCCAGAAGGTGAAGGTGGGTGAGACTTCGGTGGACAGGGAACAACTAGGCCTCCCACCGATAACCCTTCCCAACCTGGAAAAGTTCAGCTCGGTTCTCATGAAGGCCATGGAGGAGCAGATAGAATGA
- a CDS encoding CoA-binding protein has protein sequence MAEDLRESTDPQLLDELFNPKSVALVGASPNPYSGGHAYAVHLLQDFKGKFFFVNPKVGEVLGVRTYPSLLDIPEEVDYVICCISSEKVPSLLEDCGRKGVKIIHLFTARMSETGRGEGERLEREIVEKARRLGIRLLGPNCMGLYNPEVGLTYGYYFPDEPGPVGGIFQSGGLSTDFIHYGALRGLRFSRVVSYGNGRDLDEAELLRYFCWHPSTKVIAMYLEGVRDGRKFVEALKETAEKKPVVVLKGGKGRTGARAIRSHTASVAGREEVWSAILRASGAVEVNTFEELLDQLVAFVFLPPSVGRRVAVLGGGGGKSVLSADLWEREGFELPDLPPSLRERLKELCPGEWDWVGNPVDFSILQERPVMPQEWLELMEESGIFDFFVFNLTEDDPLPEDIWRFWMEEQVNDLLKFRKKGKPLLAVVPYAGLDAKEMKKWRWGAIGEMRKKMVEGGIPVFPSTERAARALRRFVDYWEKRSKKVSPSCSSSN, from the coding sequence TTGGCTGAGGATCTGAGGGAGAGCACGGATCCCCAGCTCCTTGACGAACTCTTCAATCCCAAAAGTGTGGCTTTGGTAGGAGCCTCTCCCAATCCTTACTCGGGAGGCCATGCTTATGCCGTTCATCTCCTGCAGGATTTTAAGGGGAAGTTCTTTTTCGTGAATCCCAAGGTGGGAGAGGTTCTGGGGGTAAGGACTTACCCCAGCCTATTGGACATCCCCGAAGAGGTGGACTACGTGATATGTTGTATCTCTTCGGAAAAAGTTCCCTCCCTCCTAGAGGACTGTGGCAGGAAAGGAGTGAAGATAATCCATCTCTTCACGGCAAGGATGTCCGAAACGGGAAGAGGGGAAGGGGAAAGGCTGGAAAGGGAGATCGTGGAGAAGGCCCGGAGACTGGGAATAAGATTGTTGGGACCCAACTGCATGGGATTGTATAATCCAGAAGTGGGTCTCACCTACGGTTATTATTTCCCGGATGAACCAGGACCGGTGGGAGGAATTTTCCAGAGCGGAGGTCTTTCCACAGATTTCATTCATTATGGGGCCCTGAGGGGACTGAGGTTTAGCAGGGTGGTGAGCTATGGGAACGGGAGGGACTTGGATGAAGCGGAACTTTTACGCTACTTCTGTTGGCATCCCTCCACCAAGGTGATAGCGATGTATTTGGAAGGTGTGAGGGACGGAAGAAAATTCGTCGAGGCTTTGAAGGAGACGGCGGAGAAGAAACCCGTGGTGGTCCTGAAGGGGGGGAAGGGAAGAACCGGAGCTAGGGCCATTCGCTCCCACACGGCATCGGTGGCTGGAAGGGAGGAAGTTTGGAGCGCGATCCTGAGGGCGAGTGGAGCCGTGGAAGTAAACACCTTCGAAGAATTGCTGGATCAACTCGTGGCTTTTGTCTTTCTTCCCCCTTCGGTGGGAAGAAGGGTAGCGGTTTTGGGAGGTGGGGGAGGAAAGAGCGTTCTTTCCGCCGACCTTTGGGAAAGGGAAGGTTTCGAGCTTCCAGATCTGCCCCCCTCTTTGAGGGAGAGGTTAAAAGAACTGTGTCCTGGGGAATGGGATTGGGTGGGGAATCCCGTTGACTTCTCCATCCTCCAGGAGCGTCCTGTCATGCCGCAGGAGTGGCTGGAGCTGATGGAAGAAAGTGGGATCTTCGACTTTTTCGTTTTCAACCTAACGGAAGACGATCCCCTTCCAGAGGATATCTGGAGGTTTTGGATGGAAGAGCAGGTGAACGATCTCCTGAAGTTTAGAAAGAAGGGAAAACCCCTGCTCGCAGTGGTTCCATATGCAGGGTTGGATGCCAAGGAAATGAAGAAATGGAGGTGGGGGGCCATCGGAGAGATGAGGAAAAAGATGGTGGAGGGTGGAATACCCGTCTTTCCCTCAACGGAAAGGGCAGCCAGGGCTCTGAGGAGGTTCGTGGATTATTGGGAGAAAAGGTCCAAGAAAGTTAGCCCTTCCTGCTCTTCAAGTAATTGA
- a CDS encoding electron transfer flavoprotein subunit beta/FixA family protein, translating to MRVVVCIKQVFDPAELKVDPSTRLLITDGVSKKISDFDKNAIEEAVRLKEKYQAETFVITMGPADAMRALREALAMGIDNAYLLSDPAFENSDTLATAKVLAAAIKKIGNVDLVLLAEASMDGYSGMVGPRLAALLNLPQLTYVRSIVSIGDGKIVVERDLEEGYEVVEAKLPALVTVTKEINEPRFATLPKIMAASKKKVDTWGAAELGLAKEEVGLAGSAIQVMKAEAPVMGRKNIIFQGELQQQVEELVKALVKEGVLKV from the coding sequence ATGCGTGTAGTAGTTTGCATCAAGCAGGTTTTTGATCCTGCGGAACTCAAAGTGGACCCGAGCACCCGTCTCCTGATCACGGATGGAGTTTCAAAAAAGATCAGCGATTTCGACAAGAACGCCATAGAGGAGGCCGTAAGGCTCAAGGAGAAGTATCAGGCCGAAACCTTTGTAATAACCATGGGGCCAGCGGATGCCATGAGGGCCCTGAGGGAAGCCCTCGCGATGGGAATAGATAACGCCTATCTCCTCAGCGACCCTGCCTTCGAGAATTCCGATACCCTAGCCACCGCCAAGGTGCTGGCGGCGGCAATAAAGAAGATAGGAAACGTTGACCTCGTCCTCTTGGCCGAAGCCAGCATGGATGGCTATTCCGGGATGGTGGGTCCCCGTCTGGCCGCCCTCCTCAACCTCCCCCAGCTCACTTACGTGAGGAGCATCGTCTCGATAGGCGATGGGAAGATAGTGGTGGAAAGGGACCTGGAGGAAGGATATGAAGTGGTGGAAGCCAAGCTTCCCGCACTGGTCACCGTTACGAAGGAAATAAACGAACCCAGGTTTGCCACCCTACCCAAGATCATGGCCGCTTCCAAGAAAAAGGTAGACACGTGGGGTGCCGCGGAGCTGGGACTGGCAAAGGAAGAGGTGGGGCTCGCGGGCTCGGCCATCCAAGTCATGAAAGCGGAAGCGCCGGTGATGGGTAGAAAAAACATCATCTTCCAGGGTGAACTCCAGCAGCAGGTTGAAGAGCTGGTGAAAGCCCTCGTGAAGGAGGGAGTGCTGAAGGTGTGA
- a CDS encoding electron transfer flavoprotein subunit alpha/FixB family protein, with translation MTVLVFSENMEVAAELLGKGKELAGELGTKLAAALLGTGVKGKEGELFAYGADVVYVVDHPALTPFFPETYADALAKVVEEAKPEVILIGATKRGKETAPRLATKLNAGCAAGATNLRIDKEKRLLIAERPAISAMVVATEYSKTKPQIATVAPRTFEKPPRDDSRKGEVVEVKVDLTVPEKKVLELKKKEVKGIKIEDAELITSCGRGFRKKEDLKMLEELASLIGATLGCSRPIAADLKWLPEDHWVGLSGHKVKPKMYMAVGISGQVQHLAGMRDSKIIVAINKDPEAPIFKVADYGIVGDLYQVLPALINYLKSRKG, from the coding sequence ATGACCGTGCTGGTCTTCTCCGAAAATATGGAAGTTGCTGCCGAGCTCCTGGGTAAGGGGAAGGAGCTCGCTGGAGAACTGGGAACCAAGCTTGCCGCCGCCCTCTTGGGAACTGGGGTAAAAGGCAAGGAAGGGGAACTCTTCGCTTATGGAGCGGACGTGGTCTATGTGGTGGATCACCCCGCCCTGACCCCCTTCTTCCCAGAGACCTACGCCGACGCCCTAGCGAAGGTGGTGGAGGAGGCCAAGCCCGAGGTGATCCTGATAGGCGCCACGAAGAGGGGAAAGGAGACTGCACCCAGACTGGCCACCAAACTCAACGCGGGCTGTGCGGCGGGGGCTACCAACCTGAGGATAGACAAGGAAAAGAGGCTCCTCATAGCGGAGCGTCCGGCCATTTCCGCCATGGTGGTGGCTACGGAATATTCAAAGACCAAGCCCCAGATAGCCACGGTGGCTCCGAGGACCTTCGAGAAGCCTCCAAGGGATGACTCCAGAAAGGGAGAAGTGGTGGAAGTGAAAGTGGACCTGACCGTTCCGGAAAAGAAAGTTTTGGAGCTGAAGAAGAAAGAAGTGAAAGGAATAAAGATCGAAGACGCCGAACTCATCACTTCCTGCGGAAGGGGTTTCAGGAAGAAGGAAGATCTGAAGATGCTGGAGGAGCTGGCGAGCCTGATAGGGGCCACGCTGGGATGCTCCAGACCGATAGCCGCCGATCTCAAGTGGCTTCCCGAAGATCACTGGGTGGGTCTGTCCGGGCACAAGGTGAAACCCAAGATGTACATGGCCGTAGGTATTTCGGGGCAGGTACAGCACCTGGCCGGAATGAGGGACTCGAAGATCATCGTGGCCATCAACAAGGACCCCGAGGCCCCCATCTTCAAAGTGGCCGATTATGGAATCGTGGGAGACCTCTACCAGGTCCTACCCGCCCTCATCAATTACTTGAAGAGCAGGAAGGGCTAA
- a CDS encoding CoB--CoM heterodisulfide reductase iron-sulfur subunit B family protein, with protein sequence MKVAIFPGCIAATEQYACELSTREVLRELGVEVVEVPGFSCCGWPLQNVGTVGWVYLAARNMALAAEKGVPLITLCNVCNRMFYEAKFLLTTNSELREKISSLLKEEGRGPLDGVEILHPLELFHDRIGVEEIKKRIKKPLKGLKLAAHTGCQAIRPRKLRSIDDPEYPKKLPSLIEALGAQSPHYPEALDCCGAYLFYTRKDASLTLAGEKVEAVQNWGFDGLVTVCSSGHRMLDGRQDAAATTIGKALNLPVVYYTQLLGLAMGLAPEKLGLQLNRSPVKNLLEKIG encoded by the coding sequence ATGAAGGTCGCGATTTTCCCCGGGTGCATTGCGGCAACGGAACAATACGCGTGTGAGCTGTCAACCCGTGAGGTCCTGCGTGAACTAGGAGTGGAAGTGGTGGAAGTTCCCGGCTTCTCCTGTTGTGGCTGGCCCCTCCAGAACGTGGGGACGGTGGGCTGGGTCTATTTGGCTGCTAGGAACATGGCATTGGCGGCCGAAAAGGGTGTGCCCCTCATCACCCTCTGCAACGTATGCAATCGTATGTTCTACGAAGCCAAGTTCCTCCTGACGACCAATTCCGAGCTAAGGGAAAAGATCTCCTCCCTCCTCAAGGAGGAAGGGAGGGGACCCTTGGACGGGGTGGAAATCCTCCACCCGCTGGAACTTTTCCACGATAGGATAGGGGTGGAAGAGATAAAGAAGAGGATCAAGAAACCCCTGAAGGGGCTGAAGCTGGCAGCCCACACGGGATGTCAGGCCATCCGTCCTAGGAAGCTCAGGTCCATTGATGATCCAGAATATCCAAAGAAACTCCCGAGCTTGATCGAAGCCCTGGGGGCCCAGAGTCCCCACTATCCCGAGGCCCTCGATTGCTGTGGGGCCTATCTCTTCTACACGAGGAAGGATGCCTCTCTCACTTTGGCTGGGGAAAAGGTGGAGGCGGTTCAGAACTGGGGCTTCGATGGTTTGGTTACGGTCTGTTCGAGTGGGCACCGCATGTTGGACGGCAGGCAGGATGCCGCAGCCACCACGATAGGAAAAGCCCTGAACCTTCCCGTAGTCTACTATACCCAGCTCTTGGGTTTGGCGATGGGACTGGCGCCCGAGAAGTTGGGTCTGCAGTTGAACCGCAGTCCAGTGAAAAACCTTTTGGAAAAAATTGGCTGA
- a CDS encoding 4Fe-4S dicluster domain-containing protein: MRPKRGLLDLFSMQGEDPEFLKGLKGEVGDQEPDLCFQCMKCTSGCDAFKFQPGYKPHQLVGFARLGLKERIVGSEVIWNCTTCSYCKEVCPQRVAPVDVVKAARRLAVKEGRAIEDHRKIAGYLIKTGHLVPVNDAVRELRRKLGLPGDPPTTHSFPRALEEVGELVKRSGFKKLLGEGKDG; encoded by the coding sequence TTGAGACCCAAGAGGGGACTCCTCGATCTCTTTTCCATGCAGGGGGAAGATCCAGAGTTCCTCAAGGGTTTGAAGGGGGAAGTTGGGGACCAGGAGCCCGATCTCTGCTTTCAGTGCATGAAGTGCACCAGTGGATGCGATGCTTTCAAGTTCCAGCCTGGGTACAAGCCCCATCAGCTCGTGGGCTTTGCTAGGTTGGGATTGAAGGAGAGGATAGTGGGTTCGGAGGTGATATGGAACTGCACAACCTGTTCGTACTGCAAGGAAGTATGTCCACAGCGCGTGGCGCCTGTGGACGTGGTGAAGGCGGCCAGAAGGCTGGCCGTGAAGGAGGGAAGGGCAATAGAGGATCATCGCAAGATAGCGGGTTATTTGATAAAGACCGGACACTTGGTTCCGGTCAACGATGCCGTGAGGGAACTCAGGAGAAAACTGGGGCTCCCGGGGGATCCTCCCACTACCCATTCCTTCCCGAGGGCCCTTGAGGAGGTGGGGGAGTTGGTGAAACGCTCTGGTTTCAAGAAATTGCTCGGGGAGGGAAAGGATGGTTAA